In the genome of Fluviispira sanaruensis, the window ATTTAGAAAGGATCATCAATGGAAAATAGCATATTCGAAAATTTACAAAGCTGCGCTATCAGCCCAAGCCTTGAAATCGGAAGCTATGAGGCCCTTTGGGATCAATCCGAAAAAATGGGTTTTGCAAAGCTGGCAAAAATGTTTGCTAGCGGGGCTATGTTTCCTTCACATTTTATCGCTACTGAAGTTGCCGAAAAATATTACGCAGAAGTTATGAAACGCGTTCAAAATGCGAACCTCAATCAGTTTGGGGTGCGTATCCGTGGAACATTAGATTATAAGCCTTCATTTTTAGAGGCGTGTGAACCACTTGAAGTGATTTATTATGAAGGGCTGTGGGATCTGGTTTATACGCCTTCTGTAGCAATCGTAGGGACAAGGCACCCAAGTGAAGAAGGTATTAGGAGAGCAAAAAAACTCACACAAGGTCTCATTGAAAAAGGATATACAATTGTATCAGGGCTTGCTGCTGGCATAGACACGGCTGCACATAGCACTGCCCTTGAATATGGAGGCAAGACAATTGCTGTAATTGGCACTCCTTTAAGTGAAGTCTATCCAAAAGAAAACAAAGATCTGTTTGCTAGGATTGCTAAAGATCACCTTATAATCAGTCAAGTTCCATTCATTAAATATGAGAAACAAAATATCAAAACGAAAAGACTTTATTTTCCAGAACGCAATAAAACAATGTCTGCCTTAACTAAGGCAACAGTCATTGTTGAAGCTGGTGAGACCTCTGGAACCCTTGTTCAGGCGAGAGCGGCCTTAAAGCAAAAAAGAAAGTTATTTATCTTACAGAATAACTTTGACAACCCTAGACTCACGTGGCCTAAAAGAATGGAAGAAAAGGGTGCAATTCGTGTAAAAGATTTTAATGATTTATGGGTTCATCTTGAGTATTAATGCAAAAGCTCAAAAAATTGATAAACTCATCATTCAAGATCACCGCTATTTAGACAGAGATGATGAGTGCTTTTTTTTTGCTGAATATTTTAATAAAGATGGTGTGATAATCAATCAGGGCTATGGCGCTGGCGATAACCTTATCTCCAATTTAAAAATTAAAAAAAGCGAAACTAAAAGACTGAAATATGGGCATAAGGCAAAAGCTATAAAGCAATGTGCCGATCTTATTGTAAAATGCTTTACGGTTGACAAGCTCAAAGAGTGTTTATTTATCCCTATACCTCCCTCTAAGACAAAAGACGATCCTGAGTATGACGATAGAATAAATCAAATATTAATTTCGATACAAGAAGAGGCTAAATTAATTAACAGTGATATTAAATTCATTGATTTATTGTCTACAAAACTAAGTCGGGAGCAAACAAGCTCTCATTCAGGAAAAAATCTGACTCCCAAGGAGCATATAGATAATTGGGTTATTTCGCCATTGAATGAAGATCTCAATAAGTATGAAGTTATAATTATTTTTGATGATGTGATAACGACTGGTTCTCAATTTAAAGCAGCTAAAAATATTGTTCAATCTCTGAATACAAGTGCAAAAATTATAGGTTTATTTGTTGCAAGAAGAGTATTGATTCACAAGAAAAATCAAGGCTGATTCTTCTTGTGAATGCCTTTGGCTTGTTTTAAATATAATTGTAAATCCGTCTGTTAAATGTTTCTAGTTTTGTTGATTTAAGCGTAATTTAAAAAGATATGTGTAGAAAATAAGAGTTAGATGATTTTATGAGTAAAAAAGGATTTTTATGTCAAAAACTTATGTATCTCCAGTCATAGTCACATCACTCAATAGCCTTAAAATAAACAATGAATTCTCTGACAATATATTAGAATCCTTAAATCGATTGAGTGATAAAGGTCATTCAGTCATTGTTGTTTCTAACAATTATTTTGATAAAAAAGTCAAAGAAAATCTAAGTACTAAGGGTATAATATGTATGAGAGAAGTAGGGAGGCAAGATGGAAAGATTATTCAAAAAATCGCAGAAAAAAATGAGATAAATACCTATGACGTTGTTGTACTTTCTTCTAAAGAGGAAGATTTATCAATGGGAAAGCGTGGTGGAGCTGTAGTTCTCTCGGCAAGTTGGGCTTCAACGAATAGAGAACCAAATGAACATAATCATTTAAGTAATTCATATGGAATTCCAATTGAGAAAATTGAAGATCTTGAACATATTATAGAGATAATGAGAGTCTACCCAGGTGACTGGTGGTTTTATGCAAAAAAAGATAATTATAAATTGTATTCACTAGCTGACTTCTCTACACATTTAAAGTCATATGACCAAGAGAAATTTGCAAAAAAATTAACAAGTATTGTAAAAAATGGTACCTCATTTGATAATTTACATCTGAATTCAATTCTTGCTTTATTAACAAGGTCTTTTTTAATCAATAAAGAACAATATCCTGAAAAGCAGCTTTTTGGTGTTTACCCTTCTTCAAAAAGTAAAAATGATGATACTGAAGTCTTAAGTAATTTTACCCATCGATTTAGAACAGTTGTTTCAACAGTAAGACTTGCTAAGAGAGGAGAACCTTTATTTATTCGACACAAAGAATCAATCAAAAGATCGAACGCAAAAAATATCAATAGAAATGACCCTACAGATCAGATTCAATCAATTCATATTAATCCATTTTATAAAGGAAAAATTAAAGGGAGACATATTATTATAATTGATGATTGCACAACTTACGGTATATCAATTGCAGTTGCTGCGGCATTTTTAAAGAAAGCGGGCGCAAGTGCTATATCTGGAATTACAATCGGAAAATTTGGTGACCGCTTAAAATGTTATAATATAGATATTAAATCAGACCCCTTTACACCAGTTCAAAGTTTTTCTGTGGATGAATCTGAGTTTGAAGAAATATTTAACTCAAAAAGTCATAATCTTGAATGTATTATGAATATGTTAACTCACTGATTTGAATGTGCGTCAAAAGACTCTTTTTTTATGAAAAAATAAAAACTTGAAATGGCAAATACGATTATATATAATATTTCAGTAGTATATTATCATTAACAATTTTATTTATCCGGTAAAAAATGAAGAGTAACACTCCTAACTACGATAAAGAAGTATTTGATATAATTAATAAATTAATTTTATTTATTAAAGAATTTAAGAAGGTATCGAATAAAAACAAATACACTTATATATTATTATTTTATAGATTAAAAAGTCGCCTTAATAATTTAAAATATTATTGTGATAATTACTATAAATACATTGCAATGTCAGATACCTTAGCTGATTTAATAGGGATGAGTGAACAAAAAATTCAATATTTTGATTATTATTCATTAAAAATTGAAGATGTACAAGATAATATTGATTATATGTTATCAAGTTTGGAAAATTTACTGACTTGATACGCCTTATATTTATGCGAATATTAGGTTTTTCGATTATCTAAAGGACAGTTTTACTATCTAATAAAATTAAGTATATATCAATGATGTTTACTTGAATTGTCGCTCAAACCAAATAAAGATTCTCGAATATTTTTTCTATCTTTATCTGTTATTTCAAACAATTTTGATATCAAATTATCATGATTATTTTTATAGTATTCTCTTTGTTTTTGGGTCATAATAGGAATGCTATAAATTAAATCTCTGATTTCGTTAAAATAATGAAAATTTTTATAATTTTCATTATTTTCTATTATTGAGTAGCTTATATTTAACATCATTATATTTATCTCTCTATTTATTTCAAAATCTTGAAAGATACTCATTGCACCATTTTTGGCAATTAACACAGATTTATTATAAATTTCACTAATATCTTTATCTTTAAGAAACCAAGCTTTGCTCAAATCTATAACGATTCTCTCATCATCACGGCCAATAATTGCATTTTGATCGGTGAGCGATTTGAAAAGTTCTTTTAAATCATTCAACACGGTCAAATTCTTTTCTGCTACATTTTTTTTCTTAGTTTTCATAGTTTTACCCAATAAAATTGTTAATTTTACTTTACTTTATATTCATTGCTGTCATTAGCAGGTTCAAGACTAAATTTTGGAATACTTTTGAGCATTGCAGCTATTTGTGCGACACTCGCTAGCGTAAGATTTGCTTCGCCATTTAATATCTTTGACAGTTTTGATGGACTCACTTCAAGCTTTCTAATAATTTCATTAAATCCTATATTTTGTTTCTTCATATAATCATTTAAAGCTTGTGCTATAGCGTTTTGTAATGATTTTAATGCTTGTATTTCCATTTCAGCTTGAAGCTCTATTTCTTTTATTTCTTCACTGCTGAGTCTTTTTTCAAGATAATTTTGAAAATTTTTGACTTTCATTTTTCAATTTCCTTTAACTTCGAGCAAACTTGTGAAGATAGAAGCGTTTTATTTTGCAATATTTGTTACAATTCATAGTCTATTGGTTTAAATTCCAAGTGAGATAGATAACCAGCCTTATCTTTTTTTTAATTCTTCAATTTTTTCTAGAAGCAGCACTCTTGCTAGTGTCTGGTAGCTAACCCCCTTCTCTTTTCCCAGGGCAATGAGAGTTTTTATAAGATCTACAGGCAATACTATACTGATTCTTTTTCCGATTGCTTTTCCTCCATTTTTAGGAGGAATCCATGCAGAGTCCTTTAATAGCTCATCTGTGATTTCTAGATTTTCAAGTTCATCATTCAAGTTGTAGTTTTTTTGCTTTTTCATATGCCCTCTTTTCATTGCTCCTCATTCGCCTTCATGAAAATGGCCTTAAGTTTTAGGTTCTAATTTTAAAAATCAGAGTAAAGCCCTTCCGTTTAAAGAGTTTATTCATAATATATGTCCCGTATTTTTGCATACTATGTGTACTTTTACCCTCCCATGTAAGTAGCAAGCAAAGATTCACATAATGTAACAAATGTGCCTTAGAAAGTGCATATAAGGATAGTTATGTGTACTGTTTGTGCCCTCTCTATTTCATTTCG includes:
- a CDS encoding DNA-processing protein DprA, translated to MENSIFENLQSCAISPSLEIGSYEALWDQSEKMGFAKLAKMFASGAMFPSHFIATEVAEKYYAEVMKRVQNANLNQFGVRIRGTLDYKPSFLEACEPLEVIYYEGLWDLVYTPSVAIVGTRHPSEEGIRRAKKLTQGLIEKGYTIVSGLAAGIDTAAHSTALEYGGKTIAVIGTPLSEVYPKENKDLFARIAKDHLIISQVPFIKYEKQNIKTKRLYFPERNKTMSALTKATVIVEAGETSGTLVQARAALKQKRKLFILQNNFDNPRLTWPKRMEEKGAIRVKDFNDLWVHLEY
- a CDS encoding phosphoribosyltransferase, with protein sequence MSINAKAQKIDKLIIQDHRYLDRDDECFFFAEYFNKDGVIINQGYGAGDNLISNLKIKKSETKRLKYGHKAKAIKQCADLIVKCFTVDKLKECLFIPIPPSKTKDDPEYDDRINQILISIQEEAKLINSDIKFIDLLSTKLSREQTSSHSGKNLTPKEHIDNWVISPLNEDLNKYEVIIIFDDVITTGSQFKAAKNIVQSLNTSAKIIGLFVARRVLIHKKNQG